The Pedobacter cryoconitis genome includes a window with the following:
- the pepT gene encoding peptidase T, with protein sequence MLKYHNTGNSLQNRFTEYVKIDTQSDPESLSVPSTEKQKNLGKVLVAQLLELGITDAHLDEYGYVYATIPSNTTKDVPVICFCSHMDTSPDCSGYGVKPIIHTNYQGQDLVLPDDHSVVLRMSEHKDLKDQIGNDIITASGTTLLGADNKAGLAEIMEAAAFLMQHPEHKHGKIRILFTPDEEIGRGVDKADLEKLGADFAYTIDGETCGSIEDETFSADGAVLTIHGISSHPGFARGKMESAIKILSDIISALPKDTLTPEATSKKEGFLHPVTMQGNVEQAEAHFIIRDFDDALLAEHGRTLETIVKQVIAAYPNATYELKIREQYRNMKKVLDQHPQVLEYGVLAIERTGIPVKRQSIRGGTDGSRLSLMGLPCPNVFAGEHAFHGKQEWASVQDMEKAVETIINIALIWEEKSN encoded by the coding sequence ATGCTAAAATATCATAACACTGGTAATTCTTTACAAAATAGATTTACTGAATACGTAAAAATAGATACACAGTCTGATCCTGAATCTTTAAGCGTCCCTTCGACTGAAAAACAGAAGAACCTGGGTAAGGTACTGGTTGCTCAATTATTGGAGCTGGGAATAACAGATGCACACCTGGATGAATATGGTTATGTGTATGCGACTATCCCTTCCAATACGACTAAAGATGTTCCTGTAATCTGTTTCTGCTCACATATGGATACTTCTCCGGATTGCAGCGGATATGGTGTAAAACCGATTATCCATACCAATTACCAGGGGCAGGATCTTGTTCTTCCTGATGACCATTCAGTGGTTTTGAGAATGAGTGAGCATAAAGATTTGAAAGACCAGATTGGCAATGATATTATCACTGCAAGTGGTACTACATTACTAGGAGCAGACAATAAAGCTGGTTTAGCTGAAATTATGGAAGCTGCTGCGTTTTTGATGCAGCATCCTGAACATAAACATGGTAAAATAAGGATCCTTTTTACGCCTGATGAAGAAATTGGAAGAGGTGTCGATAAAGCTGATCTGGAGAAACTTGGTGCAGATTTCGCCTATACTATCGATGGGGAAACCTGTGGTTCTATTGAAGATGAGACTTTTTCTGCTGATGGAGCAGTTTTAACTATACATGGTATTAGTTCTCATCCGGGTTTTGCGCGAGGCAAAATGGAAAGTGCGATCAAGATTCTGAGTGATATTATCAGTGCTTTACCAAAAGATACCTTAACGCCAGAAGCTACTTCGAAAAAAGAAGGATTTTTACATCCGGTTACGATGCAGGGGAATGTAGAACAAGCAGAAGCACATTTTATTATCCGTGATTTTGATGATGCTTTATTAGCTGAACATGGCCGCACGCTGGAAACCATTGTTAAACAAGTGATTGCTGCTTATCCGAATGCTACCTATGAGCTTAAGATCAGGGAACAGTACCGCAATATGAAAAAAGTACTGGATCAGCATCCACAAGTATTGGAATATGGCGTGCTGGCAATTGAACGTACAGGTATTCCGGTTAAAAGACAAAGTATCAGAGGTGGAACAGATGGTTCAAGATTATCTCTGATGGGCTTACCTTGTCCTAACGTATTTGCAGGAGAACATGCTTTCCATGGCAAGCAGGAATGGGCTTCCGTACAAGACATGGAAAAAGCAGTGGAAACTATTATCAATATTGCGCTGATCTGGGAAGAAAAGAGCAACTAA
- a CDS encoding M14 family metallopeptidase — MKYLLLSLILLTMETFAQQTPYELSNKNQTATYEQAIAYYKQLAKVSPQAKLLSYGTTDFGKPLHLLVLSKHKVFDPAQLRKNNQRILLINNGIHPGEPEGIDASMMLARDLLKDNRLPDNVVICIIPVYNIDGSFNRSSTSRANQNGPEAYGFRGNSKNYDLNRDFIKTDSKNSAAFQEIFNTWQPEIFVDTHTSNGADYQYTMTLIPTQKDKLNPILAEYLTKTMVPALYAGMKKKGYELIPYINSVEATPDAGITGFLETPRYSTGYAALHNSIGFMPETHMLKAYQKRVESTYQLLQTYVDLVSRDAKIIGENKRKADEAASIQKEFPLNWKLNETTYELITFKGFAAKYKPSAVSGADRLYYDRNDPYTKKIKYWNKFEPQLTVAKPAAYVIPKAWDKVIGLLKLNGVRVQELQEDKELAVDVYYIEDYKTASRPYEGHYIHNNVQLSTKKQTLKFYKGDYLVYVDQPQNRYIMETLEPQATDSFFNWNFFDSVLDQKEHYSAYVFEDTATGLLKDDPELKTRLNQKKIKDSTFAQNPSAQLEFVYQNSNYYEKTHLRYPIARLQ, encoded by the coding sequence ATGAAATATCTTTTATTGTCTTTAATTCTGCTAACGATGGAAACATTTGCACAGCAAACGCCTTACGAGCTTAGTAATAAAAATCAAACGGCCACTTATGAGCAGGCTATCGCTTATTACAAACAACTGGCTAAAGTATCTCCACAGGCAAAGCTCCTTTCTTATGGAACGACTGATTTTGGAAAACCACTTCACCTTTTGGTCTTATCAAAGCATAAAGTCTTTGATCCTGCCCAACTCCGAAAGAATAACCAAAGAATCTTATTAATTAATAATGGGATCCATCCCGGTGAACCTGAGGGTATAGACGCATCCATGATGCTGGCAAGAGATTTATTAAAAGATAACCGTCTGCCTGATAACGTTGTGATCTGTATTATTCCAGTTTACAATATAGACGGGTCATTTAACCGCAGCAGTACTTCCAGAGCAAATCAAAATGGGCCTGAAGCTTATGGGTTCAGGGGAAACAGCAAAAATTACGATCTGAACAGGGACTTCATTAAAACCGATTCCAAAAACTCGGCTGCCTTTCAGGAAATATTCAATACCTGGCAACCAGAGATCTTTGTAGATACCCATACCAGCAATGGCGCCGATTATCAATATACAATGACGCTGATCCCTACGCAAAAAGATAAGTTAAACCCTATTTTAGCGGAGTACCTGACCAAAACTATGGTTCCGGCTTTATATGCGGGAATGAAGAAAAAAGGATATGAACTCATTCCTTATATCAACTCGGTAGAAGCCACACCAGATGCCGGAATCACGGGTTTTCTGGAGACTCCACGCTACTCAACCGGTTATGCAGCTTTACACAATAGTATTGGCTTTATGCCAGAAACGCATATGTTAAAGGCTTATCAGAAAAGAGTTGAGTCTACCTATCAATTACTTCAGACTTATGTTGACCTGGTGAGCAGAGATGCAAAAATTATCGGGGAAAACAAGCGTAAAGCTGATGAAGCTGCTTCCATACAAAAAGAATTCCCTTTGAACTGGAAACTCAATGAAACTACCTACGAACTGATTACATTTAAAGGCTTTGCTGCAAAATATAAACCCAGTGCAGTAAGTGGTGCTGACAGGCTTTATTATGACCGGAATGATCCTTATACAAAAAAGATCAAATACTGGAATAAGTTTGAACCGCAGCTTACTGTAGCAAAACCAGCGGCTTACGTCATTCCCAAAGCATGGGACAAGGTAATCGGCTTGCTAAAATTAAACGGAGTCAGGGTACAGGAACTTCAGGAAGATAAAGAGCTTGCAGTCGATGTTTACTATATCGAAGATTATAAAACAGCATCAAGACCTTATGAGGGGCATTATATTCACAATAACGTGCAACTGAGTACCAAGAAACAGACCTTAAAATTCTATAAAGGAGATTACCTGGTTTATGTGGATCAGCCGCAAAACAGGTATATTATGGAAACCCTCGAACCACAGGCTACCGATTCTTTCTTTAACTGGAATTTCTTTGACTCTGTACTGGATCAGAAAGAACATTACTCCGCTTATGTTTTTGAAGACACAGCCACCGGGCTGTTAAAAGATGATCCTGAGCTTAAAACCAGGTTGAATCAAAAGAAAATAAAAGATAGTACATTTGCCCAGAATCCTTCAGCGCAACTTGAATTTGTATATCAAAATTCAAATTACTATGAAAAAACACATTTACGCTATCCAATTGCTAGATTGCAATAA
- a CDS encoding class I SAM-dependent methyltransferase, translating into MDVFGSALQDQFTNGTAATLLLHNSYDEPEEMPVDIFFRTEEEMPDIELEAMDLCEGRVLDVGGGAGSHALILQERGFDVIALDISPIAVEIMKTRGVQHAVQGDVFSYQGEKFDTLLFLMNGIGLTGTIDGFKTFLNHAKSLLNEDGQLLFDTSDISYLYEDMEKPAGKYHGEIAYQYEYKDQKGEWFNWLYLDPQLLKQIAKECGWECHLLFDDGQDQYLAEMRVTQ; encoded by the coding sequence ATGGACGTTTTCGGAAGTGCTTTACAAGATCAGTTTACAAATGGTACCGCAGCAACACTATTGCTGCATAATTCTTATGATGAACCGGAAGAGATGCCTGTGGACATCTTTTTTCGTACAGAAGAAGAAATGCCGGACATAGAACTGGAAGCGATGGATCTTTGTGAGGGCAGAGTACTTGACGTTGGCGGAGGAGCAGGCAGTCATGCTCTTATTCTGCAAGAACGCGGCTTTGATGTGATCGCATTGGACATTTCACCAATTGCCGTAGAAATCATGAAAACAAGAGGCGTACAGCATGCGGTACAAGGAGATGTTTTCAGTTACCAGGGAGAAAAGTTTGATACTTTATTATTCCTGATGAACGGAATTGGACTGACAGGTACAATTGATGGCTTCAAAACATTCCTCAATCACGCAAAATCCCTGTTAAACGAAGACGGACAATTATTATTTGATACTTCGGACATTTCCTATTTATATGAAGATATGGAGAAACCTGCTGGTAAATATCACGGGGAGATTGCTTATCAATACGAATATAAAGATCAAAAAGGAGAATGGTTCAACTGGTTATACCTTGATCCTCAGCTGCTGAAACAGATCGCTAAAGAATGTGGCTGGGAATGTCACCTGCTATTTGATGATGGCCAGGATCAGTATCTTGCAGAAATGAGGGTCACTCAATAA
- a CDS encoding rhomboid family intramembrane serine protease: MIQEYLINTPVASLIFIFTLVTSIYAFNDSSLYGKFMLHPYSVYRRSNVYTLLTSGLIHGSWMHLAFNMFTFYFFAFSLEATVGSLRFGLIYFIGLILSDIPSVIKHKDDYHYHSLGASGAISAVLFSYILFYPLNTLMIFPLPIPIWAALFGVLYLVYSYYMSKSSRDNINHDAHLFGAITGIVITILVVPGIVPHFIETITARFGG; encoded by the coding sequence ATGATACAAGAATATCTGATCAACACACCTGTCGCTTCTCTGATTTTCATTTTCACACTGGTGACAAGTATATATGCTTTTAATGACAGTTCCCTGTATGGAAAGTTTATGCTTCATCCTTACAGCGTATACCGCAGAAGCAATGTTTATACGCTGTTAACCAGCGGCCTGATACACGGAAGCTGGATGCACCTTGCATTTAACATGTTTACTTTCTATTTTTTCGCTTTCTCACTGGAAGCTACAGTAGGAAGCCTGAGGTTTGGACTGATCTATTTTATCGGTTTGATTTTAAGTGATATTCCTTCAGTGATCAAACATAAAGATGATTATCATTACCATAGCCTGGGCGCATCGGGAGCAATTTCCGCAGTATTGTTCAGTTATATCCTGTTCTATCCACTGAATACCTTAATGATATTTCCATTACCAATCCCAATCTGGGCAGCATTATTTGGTGTATTATACCTGGTTTACTCTTATTATATGTCAAAAAGTTCCAGAGATAATATTAACCATGATGCGCATTTATTTGGTGCAATTACTGGTATCGTCATCACGATATTAGTTGTGCCAGGTATTGTCCCTCATTTTATTGAAACCATTACTGCCCGTTTCGGAGGTTAA
- a CDS encoding mechanosensitive ion channel family protein has translation MEHLNEFFGYPVPQFLQNIIIAVSSCALGAILTIIIRKVFKFFARYWATFEIQSIIKHLNGPVGLFIPLLFLNISLSLMVMNESIMAQLSRITEISLTIIFALVLIRIIKVLEDYFYHKYDLNKEDNLKERKIRTQLQFIRKFVVSLIILVTVSIILLSFESMRKIGTGLLTGVGIGGIIIGFAAQKSLGNLLAGFQIAFTQPIRIDDVLIVEGEWGRVEEITLTYVVVNIWDQRRLILPITYFIEKPFQNWTRVSAQLLGTVFLYLDYTIPIPPLRDELTRLLTDHPLWDKRVNVVQLTDNKANTVEVRFLMSARNSSQAFDLRCYVREEMIAFIRANYPDSLPKTRLEYNSNSYQGAEDAVLQKK, from the coding sequence ATGGAGCATTTAAATGAATTTTTTGGTTACCCGGTACCGCAATTCCTGCAAAACATAATCATTGCAGTAAGCAGTTGCGCGCTGGGCGCTATACTGACCATAATTATCCGGAAAGTCTTTAAGTTTTTCGCAAGATACTGGGCAACATTTGAGATTCAGTCCATCATTAAACATTTAAATGGGCCCGTCGGTCTTTTCATACCGCTATTATTCCTGAATATATCGTTGAGTTTGATGGTCATGAATGAATCCATCATGGCGCAGCTGAGCAGAATTACAGAGATATCCCTGACCATCATATTTGCTTTAGTCCTTATCCGGATTATTAAAGTACTCGAAGATTATTTTTATCATAAGTACGATCTTAATAAAGAGGATAACCTGAAGGAAAGAAAGATCAGGACACAATTACAATTTATACGGAAATTTGTAGTCTCATTGATTATCCTGGTTACTGTTTCCATTATTCTGCTGAGTTTTGAAAGTATGCGCAAAATCGGTACAGGTTTACTGACAGGTGTTGGGATAGGTGGTATTATTATTGGTTTCGCCGCTCAAAAATCATTGGGTAATTTACTTGCAGGCTTTCAGATTGCTTTTACACAGCCTATCCGTATTGATGACGTCCTGATTGTTGAAGGAGAATGGGGCCGGGTCGAAGAAATTACACTGACCTATGTTGTGGTCAACATCTGGGATCAGCGGCGATTGATTTTACCAATTACCTATTTTATCGAAAAACCTTTCCAGAACTGGACAAGGGTATCCGCGCAATTATTAGGGACTGTTTTTCTATACCTCGATTATACAATTCCTATTCCACCGCTAAGGGATGAATTAACGAGGTTACTGACTGATCATCCTTTATGGGATAAAAGGGTTAATGTCGTACAGCTCACAGACAATAAAGCAAATACAGTAGAAGTTCGTTTTTTAATGAGTGCACGCAATTCTTCTCAGGCATTTGATCTTCGTTGTTATGTCCGTGAAGAAATGATTGCTTTTATCAGAGCGAACTATCCGGACAGCCTGCCTAAAACAAGACTGGAATATAATAGCAATAGCTATCAGGGGGCAGAAGACGCCGTCCTTCAGAAAAAATAA
- the rpsB gene encoding 30S ribosomal protein S2, producing the protein MARTTYQDLLDAGVHFGHLTRKWNPKMAPYIFMERNGIHIIDLNKTLTKTEEAASAIKQIVKSGRKILFVATKKQAKEIVADQARKVNMPFVTERWLGGMLTNFQTVRKSIKKMSNIDKMTKDGTYSILSKKERLMIQRERIKLESLLGGIADLNRLPAAIFLIDVKKEHIAVSEALKLNIPTFAMVDTNSDPSNIDFPIPANDDATKSISLITDVIIKAIEEGLDERKREKDDEAEKEAVAAKTAADAPETAAPGARRARKENAETEEGTSEA; encoded by the coding sequence ATGGCAAGAACAACATATCAAGACTTATTGGATGCAGGTGTACATTTTGGTCACCTTACCCGCAAATGGAATCCGAAAATGGCACCATATATTTTTATGGAACGCAATGGGATTCACATTATAGATTTAAACAAAACTTTAACTAAAACTGAAGAAGCTGCTTCAGCGATCAAACAGATCGTAAAATCAGGTCGTAAGATCTTATTTGTAGCGACTAAGAAACAAGCTAAAGAAATCGTTGCTGATCAAGCAAGAAAAGTAAACATGCCTTTCGTAACTGAGCGTTGGTTAGGTGGTATGTTAACTAACTTCCAAACTGTACGTAAGTCAATCAAAAAGATGTCTAACATCGATAAAATGACTAAAGATGGTACTTACTCTATTCTTTCTAAGAAAGAGCGTTTGATGATCCAGCGTGAGCGTATCAAATTAGAAAGCTTATTAGGTGGTATCGCGGATTTAAACCGTTTACCAGCTGCTATCTTTTTAATTGACGTTAAAAAAGAGCATATCGCTGTTAGTGAGGCGTTGAAATTAAACATTCCAACTTTTGCAATGGTTGATACTAACTCTGATCCTTCTAACATCGATTTTCCTATTCCAGCGAATGATGATGCAACTAAATCTATCTCTTTAATTACTGATGTGATCATCAAAGCAATTGAAGAAGGTTTAGACGAGCGTAAACGTGAAAAAGATGATGAAGCTGAAAAAGAAGCTGTAGCTGCTAAAACTGCTGCTGATGCTCCTGAAACTGCTGCACCTGGCGCTAGAAGAGCAAGAAAAGAAAATGCTGAAACCGAAGAAGGTACAAGCGAAGCATAA
- a CDS encoding outer membrane beta-barrel protein, translating to MKRILISTLFSALAFSSFAQSNFYKFSVGAGAGITQSFADLKKHDFGLAGYATLDYLFTPYLSLGLELQKGEINGGDVNAAPDDRQFINGYQAVSVNGKISLGQFIDFDYNSLSGKLRGLYFGSGLGIIQNKMTGIRRVNVKDPDHPYPGEDSSNDVYFPLNLGINFFFPDREGFYRYTLNINCQSNITLGEGLDGYDNSSLTHKSGTPDIYNFYTIGFKYSFGKLGLYKKTFRRF from the coding sequence TTGAAAAGGATACTTATTTCAACCTTATTTTCGGCATTAGCATTTTCGTCTTTTGCACAATCAAATTTTTACAAGTTTTCTGTTGGTGCCGGCGCTGGTATTACCCAATCTTTCGCAGATCTTAAAAAACATGACTTCGGACTGGCCGGATATGCTACGCTTGACTATTTATTCACCCCCTATCTTAGCCTTGGCCTGGAACTTCAAAAAGGAGAAATCAACGGAGGGGATGTCAATGCGGCCCCCGACGACAGACAGTTCATCAATGGTTACCAGGCCGTGTCTGTGAATGGAAAAATATCTTTGGGACAATTTATAGATTTTGACTATAACAGCCTTTCTGGCAAACTCAGAGGCCTGTATTTTGGCAGTGGACTGGGAATTATACAAAATAAGATGACAGGGATCAGGCGGGTAAATGTAAAAGACCCTGACCATCCATATCCCGGAGAAGACAGTTCAAATGATGTATATTTTCCGTTAAACCTGGGGATCAACTTCTTTTTTCCGGACCGGGAAGGTTTTTACAGATACACCCTGAATATTAATTGCCAGAGTAATATAACCCTGGGCGAAGGACTGGATGGTTATGATAATTCATCTTTGACCCACAAATCCGGGACACCTGATATCTATAACTTTTATACTATTGGATTTAAATACAGTTTCGGAAAACTGGGCCTGTATAAGAAAACATTCAGGCGCTTTTAA
- a CDS encoding LLM class flavin-dependent oxidoreductase, which produces MSNPSIQLSILDQSPVRKGVSAQQAIQETVELAKMADNLGYTRFWVSEHHNTTALAGSTPEILIAHLAGQTKNIKLGSGGVMLPNHSALKVAENFRMLEVLFPGRIDLGLGRAPGTDRITASVLNPSNQWREQDFLEQLNDLRNYLHDSGEPGTIQEKIIAIPQAATVPPMWLLSSSGQSGLFAAHFGMGMSFAHFINPLGGPESVQIYRDRFQPSIDKAEPEVNVGIGVFCSESEEIIFRQQAVMDYRYLQLEKGGRLYPIAYNDIKHVTYNAAEQERIDHNRQRMLIGTPDVLKEKIDTLLADYKVNELMAVTITEGFEERIRSYELLAAMYLK; this is translated from the coding sequence ATGAGTAATCCTTCAATTCAATTAAGCATTCTTGATCAGTCACCTGTTAGAAAAGGTGTTTCCGCACAACAGGCCATACAGGAAACCGTTGAGCTCGCAAAAATGGCGGACAACCTCGGTTATACCCGTTTCTGGGTTTCTGAGCATCACAATACGACAGCACTTGCCGGCTCAACCCCCGAAATTCTGATTGCACACCTGGCTGGTCAGACTAAAAATATAAAATTAGGATCAGGAGGCGTTATGCTTCCTAACCACAGTGCTCTAAAGGTAGCGGAGAACTTCCGTATGCTTGAAGTACTTTTCCCGGGAAGGATCGATCTTGGACTAGGCAGAGCTCCCGGCACAGACCGGATTACTGCCAGCGTACTTAATCCGTCTAACCAGTGGAGAGAACAGGACTTTTTAGAGCAGCTGAATGACCTGAGAAACTACCTGCATGATTCCGGAGAACCAGGCACGATACAGGAAAAAATCATTGCTATTCCGCAAGCAGCAACCGTACCACCGATGTGGTTATTAAGTTCGAGTGGACAGAGTGGTTTATTTGCAGCACATTTTGGCATGGGAATGTCTTTTGCCCATTTTATTAATCCGCTGGGCGGCCCTGAATCTGTTCAGATTTATCGCGACCGTTTCCAGCCATCAATTGATAAAGCAGAACCTGAAGTAAATGTAGGTATAGGTGTTTTTTGCTCAGAAAGTGAGGAAATTATCTTCCGTCAGCAGGCCGTAATGGACTACAGATATCTGCAACTTGAAAAAGGAGGCAGATTATATCCAATTGCCTACAATGACATTAAACATGTAACTTATAACGCTGCCGAACAGGAAAGAATAGACCATAACAGGCAAAGGATGTTAATCGGAACACCAGATGTATTGAAAGAAAAAATAGATACATTGCTGGCTGATTACAAAGTAAACGAGCTGATGGCTGTTACGATCACCGAAGGTTTCGAAGAACGCATCCGCTCTTACGAGCTTTTAGCAGCAATGTACCTGAAATAG
- the rpsI gene encoding 30S ribosomal protein S9, whose translation MSVTNTSGRRKTAVARIYMQEGNGTITVNSKDHKVYFPTLPLQYIVNQSFEVSELIGQYDVKVNVAGGGIKGQAEAVRLAIAKAIVEIDAEKKPALRAKGLMTRDMRMVERKKPGRKKARKKFQFSKR comes from the coding sequence ATGTCAGTTACTAACACTTCAGGAAGAAGAAAAACTGCTGTTGCGCGAATCTACATGCAAGAGGGCAACGGTACAATTACTGTTAACAGTAAAGATCACAAAGTATATTTCCCTACATTACCTTTACAATATATTGTAAACCAAAGTTTTGAAGTTTCAGAACTTATCGGTCAGTATGACGTAAAAGTAAACGTAGCAGGAGGTGGTATTAAAGGCCAGGCAGAAGCTGTTCGTTTAGCTATCGCTAAAGCTATTGTTGAAATAGATGCTGAGAAAAAACCGGCATTACGTGCTAAAGGGTTAATGACCCGTGATATGCGTATGGTTGAACGTAAGAAACCAGGTCGCAAGAAAGCTCGTAAAAAGTTCCAATTCAGTAAACGTTAA
- a CDS encoding YtxH domain-containing protein, with protein MTKETKIVAGILAGAALGAAVALILSSDKSDDVKDKVTDWFCDLLDASKDKISDVADTVKDKIAKVRA; from the coding sequence ATGACAAAAGAAACGAAAATAGTTGCAGGTATATTGGCAGGAGCTGCCCTTGGTGCTGCGGTAGCTTTAATCTTATCTTCAGATAAAAGTGATGACGTAAAAGATAAAGTTACAGATTGGTTCTGTGATCTGCTGGATGCTTCTAAAGACAAAATTTCTGACGTGGCTGATACTGTAAAAGACAAAATTGCAAAAGTAAGAGCCTAA
- a CDS encoding MBL fold metallo-hydrolase RNA specificity domain-containing protein, with translation MKIAFHGAARAVTGSKHLITLTNQTQILLDCGMFQGMGESTEKLNSYFGFEPSKVTYMILSHAHIDHCGLLPRLVAEGFKGNIFCTPATMDLARILLMDSAKIQEQDAEYANKKRPQNEEVEEALYTEDDVIKTLSQFKIIDYDTSFDICPEVSVCFTDAGHIVGSAAVHLTIKEDGKTTRLTFSGDVGRYGDLILKSPQVFSQADYIIMESTYGDSLHKDLEPIESMLREIIQHTCIEKRGKVVIPAFSVGRTQELLYALNNLELKHQLPDVPVYVDSPLSIQATEVLKNHPEVYNNGVKEVMKTDADPFSFKGLKFIESVAESKALNNDNRPCVIISASGMAEGGRVRHHIRNTIGGQKNTILMVGYASPGSLAGRLMAGDKQVYLFRENLDVVAEVRSIRSMSAHGDYEDLLQFLSSQDPALVKQLFLVHGEYPVQQHFAKRLNEHGFKHVVIPEYHQVFDCETEPAWSI, from the coding sequence ATGAAAATCGCTTTCCATGGTGCTGCGCGCGCCGTTACTGGTAGTAAACACCTGATTACTTTAACAAACCAGACTCAAATACTATTAGATTGCGGCATGTTTCAGGGCATGGGAGAATCAACAGAAAAGCTGAACAGCTATTTCGGTTTTGAACCTTCCAAGGTCACCTATATGATTCTTTCACATGCGCATATTGATCACTGCGGTCTGCTGCCACGTTTAGTCGCAGAAGGATTTAAAGGAAATATATTCTGTACACCGGCAACAATGGACCTGGCCAGGATTCTTTTAATGGATTCAGCAAAAATCCAGGAGCAGGACGCAGAGTATGCAAACAAGAAAAGGCCCCAGAACGAAGAAGTGGAAGAAGCGCTTTATACGGAAGATGATGTAATTAAAACCTTAAGTCAGTTCAAAATTATAGATTACGATACTAGTTTTGACATTTGTCCGGAAGTCTCCGTATGTTTCACGGATGCAGGACATATTGTAGGCAGTGCAGCAGTACATTTGACGATAAAGGAAGATGGTAAAACGACCCGCCTTACTTTTAGCGGAGACGTTGGCCGTTATGGAGATCTGATACTCAAAAGCCCGCAGGTTTTCTCGCAGGCAGACTACATTATCATGGAATCTACTTATGGAGACTCCTTACATAAGGATCTTGAACCTATAGAAAGCATGCTGCGTGAAATTATACAGCATACTTGTATAGAAAAAAGAGGTAAAGTGGTTATTCCTGCATTTAGCGTAGGCAGAACACAGGAATTATTATATGCACTGAATAATCTTGAACTTAAGCATCAATTACCAGATGTGCCTGTTTACGTAGATAGTCCTTTATCCATTCAGGCTACGGAAGTTTTAAAGAACCATCCGGAAGTTTATAACAATGGCGTTAAAGAAGTCATGAAAACTGATGCAGACCCATTTAGCTTCAAAGGACTGAAATTCATCGAAAGTGTAGCAGAATCTAAAGCACTTAACAATGACAACAGACCTTGCGTGATCATTTCTGCTTCTGGTATGGCAGAAGGAGGAAGGGTAAGACATCATATCCGAAATACGATCGGTGGTCAGAAAAATACAATTTTAATGGTCGGTTATGCTTCTCCAGGTTCACTGGCAGGCAGATTAATGGCTGGCGATAAACAGGTGTATTTATTCAGAGAGAATCTTGATGTGGTTGCCGAAGTTCGTTCTATCCGCTCGATGAGTGCACATGGCGATTATGAAGATTTGCTTCAGTTCCTTTCTTCTCAGGACCCTGCGCTGGTTAAACAGCTTTTCCTGGTACACGGAGAATATCCGGTACAGCAGCATTTTGCCAAAAGACTAAATGAACATGGATTTAAACATGTAGTTATTCCTGAATACCACCAGGTATTTGATTGCGAGACTGAACCTGCATGGAGCATTTAA
- the rplM gene encoding 50S ribosomal protein L13 encodes MNTLSYKTVSANAKTVNKQWVVVDAQGEILGRLSSKIAMIIRGKNKPEYTPHVDCGDNVIVINADKIKLTGNKMNDKQYVSYTGYPGGQRFISPKELLAKHPTRVVEKAVRGMLPKTKLGAKLYTNLFVYAGTEHPHAAQSPKTITL; translated from the coding sequence GTGAATACGTTAAGTTACAAAACTGTCTCTGCCAATGCTAAAACTGTTAACAAACAGTGGGTTGTTGTTGATGCACAAGGCGAGATTTTGGGGCGCTTGTCATCGAAGATCGCAATGATCATCCGTGGTAAAAACAAGCCTGAGTACACCCCACACGTAGACTGCGGCGATAATGTGATCGTTATCAATGCGGACAAGATTAAGTTGACCGGAAACAAAATGAACGACAAACAGTACGTTTCATATACTGGATATCCAGGTGGTCAGCGTTTCATCTCTCCAAAAGAGTTATTGGCGAAACATCCTACACGTGTAGTAGAAAAAGCAGTTCGTGGTATGTTACCTAAAACAAAATTAGGTGCAAAATTATACACCAACCTTTTTGTTTATGCAGGTACTGAGCATCCTCATGCAGCACAATCACCAAAAACCATTACACTTTAA